The following are encoded together in the Coregonus clupeaformis isolate EN_2021a chromosome 24, ASM2061545v1, whole genome shotgun sequence genome:
- the LOC121538522 gene encoding tissue alpha-L-fucosidase isoform X2 — protein sequence MISLIFMSLLLFAVVAISPGNGARYTANWTSIDSRPLPVWYDEAKIGIFVHWGVFSVPGYGQFSEWFWYWWKGAQRAAEVEFMKKNYPVGFTYADFAHDFKAQFFDPDEWAEIFEASGAKYVVFTSKHHEGFCNWPSADSWNWNSVDTGPHRDLVGDLAAAIRKRKGLHFGLYHSLYEWFHPLYLKDKASGFKTQEFVFRKALPELIDLVMTYKPELIWSDGDWEAPDTYWNSTEFLAWLYNDSPIKDFVVVNDRWGNGCYCKHGGYYNCADRFTPGSLPDHKWEKCQSVDNRSWGYRRNMMLSELMDLPTIITDMVYVVALGGNYLLNIGPMEDGMISPLFEERLRGMGAWLGVNGEAIYSSKPWRIQGENTTVPVWYTSKNNTVYAILLAWPSKLLFSLAAPKTSEATNVTILDNPSVPLKWVSTTPTGLVVVMPDDMPVSPGRGWVLRLEGVA from the exons ATGATCTCTTTGATTTTTATGAGTTTGTTACTATTTGCAGTGGTTGCAATCTCGCCGGGTAATGGAGCGCGGTATACGGCCAATTGGACAAGTATCGACTCCCGGCCACTACCCGTGTGGTACGATGAGGCGAAGATCGGGATTTTCGTTCACTGGGGGGTATTCTCCGTGCCCGGGTACGGCCAGTTTAGCGAGTGGTTCTGGTATTGGTGGAAAGGCGCACAGAGAGCGGCCGAGGTTGAGTTTATGAAGAAAAACTACCCCGTGGGCTTTACATACGCAGATTTCGCGCACGATTTCAAAGCGCAGTTCTTCGATCCTGATGAGTGGGCTGAAATATTTGAAGCTTCTGGAGCCAA GTACGTGGTGTTCACATCCAAGCATCACGAGGGCTTCTGTAACTGGCCTTCTGCAGACTCCTGGAACTGGAACTCAGTGGATACTGGACCTCACAGAGACCTGGTGGGAGACCTGGCAGCAGCCATACGCAAGAG GAAGGGACTGCACTTTGGCCTGTACCACTCCCTGTATGAGTGGTTTCATCCACTCTACCTGAAGGACAAAGCTTCCGGGTTCAAGACCCAGGAGTTTGTCTTCCGGAAGGCTCTTCCTGAGCTGATTGATCTGGTGATGACCTATAAGCCGGAGCTGATCTGGTCCGATGGGGATTGGGAAGCTCCGGACACCTACTGGAACTCAACAGAATTCTTGGCCTGGCTCTACAACGACAGTCCTATCAAg GACTTTGTGGTTGTCAATGACAGATGGGGGAATGGTTGTTACTGCAAACATGGCGGCTACTACAACTGTGCAGACAG GTTCACTCCAGGCTCTCTGCCTGACCACAAGTGGGAGAAATGCCAGTCCGTCGACAACCGCTCCTGGGGTTACCGTAGAAACATGATGCTCAGCGAGCTGATGGACCTGCCCACCATCATAACG GACATGGTGTATGTGGTGGCCCTGGGGGGTAACTACCTGCTGAACATTGGTCCCATGGAGGACGGCATGATCTCCCCTCTCTTTGAGGAGAGGCTGAGGGGCATGGGGGCCTGGCTGGGGGTCAACGGAGAGGCCATCTACTCCTCCAAACCCTGGAGGATCCAGGGGGAGAACACCACCGTACCTGTCTG GTACACCTCTAAGAACAACACAGTCTATGCCATACTGCTGGCGTGGCCTTCAAAACTGCTGTTCAGCCTCGCAGCACCCAAAACCTCTGAGGCCACTAAT GTCACCATACTGGACAACCCGTCCGTACCTCTGAAGTGGGTATCGACGACACCAACCGGACTGGTGGTAGTCATGCCTGACGACATGCCAGTTTCCCCGGGCCGAGGCTGGGTCCTGAGACTAGAGGGAGTAGCGTGA
- the LOC121538522 gene encoding tissue alpha-L-fucosidase isoform X1: MISLIFMSLLLFAVVAISPGNGARYTANWTSIDSRPLPVWYDEAKIGIFVHWGVFSVPGYGQFSEWFWYWWKGAQRAAEVEFMKKNYPVGFTYADFAHDFKAQFFDPDEWAEIFEASGAKYVVFTSKHHEGFCNWPSADSWNWNSVDTGPHRDLVGDLAAAIRKRKGLHFGLYHSLYEWFHPLYLKDKASGFKTQEFVFRKALPELIDLVMTYKPELIWSDGDWEAPDTYWNSTEFLAWLYNDSPIKDFVVVNDRWGNGCYCKHGGYYNCADRFTPGSLPDHKWEKCQSVDNRSWGYRRNMMLSELMDLPTIITDMVYVVTIACGYGVFGNVSLVISLPCILFHQDMVYVVSCFIRTWCMVPCILFHQDMVYGPLYLVSSGHGVCGILFHQDMVYGPLYLVSSGHGVWSPVSCFIRTWCMVPCILFHQDMVYVVALGGNYLLNIGPMEDGMISPLFEERLRGMGAWLGVNGEAIYSSKPWRIQGENTTVPVWYTSKNNTVYAILLAWPSKLLFSLAAPKTSEATNVTILDNPSVPLKWVSTTPTGLVVVMPDDMPVSPGRGWVLRLEGVA; encoded by the exons ATGATCTCTTTGATTTTTATGAGTTTGTTACTATTTGCAGTGGTTGCAATCTCGCCGGGTAATGGAGCGCGGTATACGGCCAATTGGACAAGTATCGACTCCCGGCCACTACCCGTGTGGTACGATGAGGCGAAGATCGGGATTTTCGTTCACTGGGGGGTATTCTCCGTGCCCGGGTACGGCCAGTTTAGCGAGTGGTTCTGGTATTGGTGGAAAGGCGCACAGAGAGCGGCCGAGGTTGAGTTTATGAAGAAAAACTACCCCGTGGGCTTTACATACGCAGATTTCGCGCACGATTTCAAAGCGCAGTTCTTCGATCCTGATGAGTGGGCTGAAATATTTGAAGCTTCTGGAGCCAA GTACGTGGTGTTCACATCCAAGCATCACGAGGGCTTCTGTAACTGGCCTTCTGCAGACTCCTGGAACTGGAACTCAGTGGATACTGGACCTCACAGAGACCTGGTGGGAGACCTGGCAGCAGCCATACGCAAGAG GAAGGGACTGCACTTTGGCCTGTACCACTCCCTGTATGAGTGGTTTCATCCACTCTACCTGAAGGACAAAGCTTCCGGGTTCAAGACCCAGGAGTTTGTCTTCCGGAAGGCTCTTCCTGAGCTGATTGATCTGGTGATGACCTATAAGCCGGAGCTGATCTGGTCCGATGGGGATTGGGAAGCTCCGGACACCTACTGGAACTCAACAGAATTCTTGGCCTGGCTCTACAACGACAGTCCTATCAAg GACTTTGTGGTTGTCAATGACAGATGGGGGAATGGTTGTTACTGCAAACATGGCGGCTACTACAACTGTGCAGACAG GTTCACTCCAGGCTCTCTGCCTGACCACAAGTGGGAGAAATGCCAGTCCGTCGACAACCGCTCCTGGGGTTACCGTAGAAACATGATGCTCAGCGAGCTGATGGACCTGCCCACCATCATAACG GACATGGTGTATGTGGTCACTATAGCTTGTGGATATGGAGTGTTTGGTAATGTCAGTTTAGTGATCTCTCTCCCCTGTATCTTGTTTCATCAGGACATGGTGTATGTGGTATCTTGTTTCATCAGGACATGGTGTATGGTCCCCTGTATCTTGTTTCATCAGGACATG GTGTATGGTCCCCTGTATCTTGTTTCATCAGGACATGGTGTATGTGGTATCTTGTTTCATCAGGACATGGTGTATGGTCCCCTGTATCTTGTTTCATCAGGACATGGTGTATGGTCCCCTGTATCTTGTTTCATCAGGACATGGTGTATGGTCCCCTGTATCTTGTTTCATCAGGACATGGTGTATGTGGTGGCCCTGGGGGGTAACTACCTGCTGAACATTGGTCCCATGGAGGACGGCATGATCTCCCCTCTCTTTGAGGAGAGGCTGAGGGGCATGGGGGCCTGGCTGGGGGTCAACGGAGAGGCCATCTACTCCTCCAAACCCTGGAGGATCCAGGGGGAGAACACCACCGTACCTGTCTG GTACACCTCTAAGAACAACACAGTCTATGCCATACTGCTGGCGTGGCCTTCAAAACTGCTGTTCAGCCTCGCAGCACCCAAAACCTCTGAGGCCACTAAT GTCACCATACTGGACAACCCGTCCGTACCTCTGAAGTGGGTATCGACGACACCAACCGGACTGGTGGTAGTCATGCCTGACGACATGCCAGTTTCCCCGGGCCGAGGCTGGGTCCTGAGACTAGAGGGAGTAGCGTGA
- the LOC121538522 gene encoding tissue alpha-L-fucosidase isoform X3: MISLIFMSLLLFAVVAISPGNGARYTANWTSIDSRPLPVWYDEAKIGIFVHWGVFSVPGYGQFSEWFWYWWKGAQRAAEVEFMKKNYPVGFTYADFAHDFKAQFFDPDEWAEIFEASGAKYVVFTSKHHEGFCNWPSADSWNWNSVDTGPHRDLVGDLAAAIRKRKGLHFGLYHSLYEWFHPLYLKDKASGFKTQEFVFRKALPELIDLVMTYKPELIWSDGDWEAPDTYWNSTEFLAWLYNDSPIKDFVVVNDRWGNGCYCKHGGYYNCADRFTPGSLPDHKWEKCQSVDNRSWGYRRNMMLSELMDLPTIITDMVYVVTIACGYGVFGNVSLVISLPCILFHQDMVYVVSCFIRTWCMVPCILFHQDMVYGPLYLVSSGHGVCGILFHQDMVYGPLYLVSSGHGVWSPVSCFIRTWCMWWPWGVTTC; encoded by the exons ATGATCTCTTTGATTTTTATGAGTTTGTTACTATTTGCAGTGGTTGCAATCTCGCCGGGTAATGGAGCGCGGTATACGGCCAATTGGACAAGTATCGACTCCCGGCCACTACCCGTGTGGTACGATGAGGCGAAGATCGGGATTTTCGTTCACTGGGGGGTATTCTCCGTGCCCGGGTACGGCCAGTTTAGCGAGTGGTTCTGGTATTGGTGGAAAGGCGCACAGAGAGCGGCCGAGGTTGAGTTTATGAAGAAAAACTACCCCGTGGGCTTTACATACGCAGATTTCGCGCACGATTTCAAAGCGCAGTTCTTCGATCCTGATGAGTGGGCTGAAATATTTGAAGCTTCTGGAGCCAA GTACGTGGTGTTCACATCCAAGCATCACGAGGGCTTCTGTAACTGGCCTTCTGCAGACTCCTGGAACTGGAACTCAGTGGATACTGGACCTCACAGAGACCTGGTGGGAGACCTGGCAGCAGCCATACGCAAGAG GAAGGGACTGCACTTTGGCCTGTACCACTCCCTGTATGAGTGGTTTCATCCACTCTACCTGAAGGACAAAGCTTCCGGGTTCAAGACCCAGGAGTTTGTCTTCCGGAAGGCTCTTCCTGAGCTGATTGATCTGGTGATGACCTATAAGCCGGAGCTGATCTGGTCCGATGGGGATTGGGAAGCTCCGGACACCTACTGGAACTCAACAGAATTCTTGGCCTGGCTCTACAACGACAGTCCTATCAAg GACTTTGTGGTTGTCAATGACAGATGGGGGAATGGTTGTTACTGCAAACATGGCGGCTACTACAACTGTGCAGACAG GTTCACTCCAGGCTCTCTGCCTGACCACAAGTGGGAGAAATGCCAGTCCGTCGACAACCGCTCCTGGGGTTACCGTAGAAACATGATGCTCAGCGAGCTGATGGACCTGCCCACCATCATAACG GACATGGTGTATGTGGTCACTATAGCTTGTGGATATGGAGTGTTTGGTAATGTCAGTTTAGTGATCTCTCTCCCCTGTATCTTGTTTCATCAGGACATGGTGTATGTGGTATCTTGTTTCATCAGGACATGGTGTATGGTCCCCTGTATCTTGTTTCATCAGGACATG GTGTATGGTCCCCTGTATCTTGTTTCATCAGGACATGGTGTATGTGGTATCTTGTTTCATCAGGACATGGTGTATGGTCCCCTGTATCTTGTTTCATCAGGACATGGTGTATGGTCCCCTGTATCTTGTTTCATCAGGAC ATGGTGTATGTGGTGGCCCTGGGGGGTAACTACCTGCTGA
- the LOC121537540 gene encoding zinc finger and BTB domain-containing protein 8B, which translates to MEVSGYQSKLLCELNVQRKRDFFCDCSIVVEGRVFKAHRNVLFAGSGYFRALLVHYLQDSGQHHSTASLDIVTAEAFSSILDFLYSGRLDLRSENVIEVMSAASYLQMTDVVSFCKGYIRSSLEIYNRDNEGEREREGERERERERDKGREREKERERERERERDKGREREKERKREKEREREGPADSGTPALPPPSSSASVAVTVPPLSLEGDGVTNVNSEPSPSTVTDPPSSAALPSVPTPSGPSRDSESDDCSSRGEFPSHTIGGRTPHGHRDHPTNPLSSSTSGLTLELVLPKIEYDPDDEPEEGSPDTKDLPLFMGPPLHTHHADHLHDRLASPSPSPSSERSSLGFGGCHARQFVDVLLRGGSSPQRDRGEQGLMFAQGMGLWGGGGRVDEGLGMGGSSIMEIQSDWYGEDTGDGLVVPVKLHKCPFCPYTAKQKGILKRHIRCHTGERPFPCETCGKRFTRQEHLRSHSLSVHRSSWPVVCKGCRCSFTGALSNGLKRFGLCDNCTCVNTTGHDDHSPPAHINLNGQPEAMERGDGDSDWPRFMDDADDMEAGGGIVEELGEKGELYRRLSEIPSTVDMKERRQGKEELNFQTQF; encoded by the exons ATGGAGGTGTCAGGCTACCAGTCCAAGCTGCTGTGTGAGCTCAATGTGCAGCGGAAGAGAGACTTCTTCTGTGACTGCAGTATAGTCGTTGAGGGGCGGGTCTTCAAGGCCCATCGCAACGTCCTATTCGCCGGCAGCGGCTACTTCCGCGCCCTATTGGTCCACTACCTACAG GACAGCGGTCAGCACCACAGCACGGCCTCTCTGGACATCGTGACGGCCGAGGCCTTCTCCTCCATCCTGGACTTCCTGTACTCGGGCCGACTGGACCTGCGCAGCGAGAACGTCATCGAGGTGATGTCAGCGGCCAGCTACCTCCAGATGACTGACGTGGTCTCCTTCTGTAAAGGCTACATCCGCTCCTCTCTGGAGATCTACAATAGGGAtaatgagggggagagagagagagagggggagagagaaagagagagggagagagacaaagggagggaacgggaaaaagagagggagagagaaagagagagggagagagacaaagggaggGAACgggaaaaagagaggaagagagaaaaagagagggagagagagggtccgGCTGACAGTGGAACCCCAGCCTTGCCACCTCCCTCTTCCAGTGCCTCTGTAGCTGTAACTGTTCCTCCGTTGTCACTAGAGGGAGATGGAGTTACTAATGTAAATTCAGAGCCCTCCCCATCCACTGTCACAGACCCGCCATCCTCAGCAGCCCTCCCCAGTGTCCCCACGCCCTCCGGCCCTAGCAGGGACTCGGAGAGCGACGACTGCAGCTCCAGAGGGGAGTTCCCATCTCATACTATCGGGGGCCGGACCCCCCACGGACACAGGGACCACCCGACGAACCCCCTTTCCTCCTCGACCTCTGGGTTGACCTTAGAACTGGTGCTCCCCAAGATCGAGTACGACCCCGATGACGAGCCCGAGGAGGGGTCCCCCGATACCAAAGACCTGCCATTGTTTATGGGACCCCCCCTCCACACCCACCACGCAGACCACCTCCATGACAGGCTGGCGTCCCCCAGCCCTTCCCCCAGCAGCGAGCGCTCCTCCCTGGGCTTCGGGGGCTGCCACGCCAGGCAGTTCGTGGATGTGCTGTTGAGAGGTGGCTCCAGCCcccagagggacagaggggagcAGGGCCTGATGTTTGCCCAGGGAATGGGCCTCTGGGGTGGGGGAGGCAGGGTGGATGAGGGCCTGGGGATGGGTGGTTCCTCCATAATGGAGATACAGAGCGACTGGTACGGAGAGGACACAG GAGATGGCTTGGTGGTGCCGGTGAAGCTCCATAAGTGTCCGTTCTGCCCGTACACTGCCAAGCAGAAGGGCATCCTGAAGAGACACATCCGCTGTCACACTGGAGAGAGACCCTTCCCCTGTGAGACATGTGGCAAGAGGTTCACACGCCAGGAGCACCTCCGCAGCCACTCACTCAGC GTGCACCGCTCCAGTTGGCCCGTGGTATGTAAGGGGTGCAGGTGTAGCTTCACTGGAGCCCTGTCCAACGGACTCAAACGCTTTGGCCTGTGTGACAACTGTACCTGTGTTAATACCACGGGCCACGACGACCACTCACCTCCCGCCCACATCAACCTCAACGGCCAACCAGAGGCCATGGAACGCGGGGACGGAGACAGTGATTGGCCCAGGTTCATGGATGATGCTGATGACatggaggcagggggagggatCGTAGAGGAACTGGGGGAGAAGGGGGAACTATACAGACGACTGTCAGAGATCCCATCCACAGTGgacatgaaggagaggagacaaggaaaggaagAATTGAACTTTCAGACACAGTTTTAA
- the LOC121538522 gene encoding tissue alpha-L-fucosidase isoform X4, producing MISLIFMSLLLFAVVAISPGNGARYTANWTSIDSRPLPVWYDEAKIGIFVHWGVFSVPGYGQFSEWFWYWWKGAQRAAEVEFMKKNYPVGFTYADFAHDFKAQFFDPDEWAEIFEASGAKYVVFTSKHHEGFCNWPSADSWNWNSVDTGPHRDLVGDLAAAIRKRKGLHFGLYHSLYEWFHPLYLKDKASGFKTQEFVFRKALPELIDLVMTYKPELIWSDGDWEAPDTYWNSTEFLAWLYNDSPIKDFVVVNDRWGNGCYCKHGGYYNCADRFTPGSLPDHKWEKCQSVDNRSWGYRRNMMLSELMDLPTIITDMVYVVTIACGYGVFGNVSLVISLPCILFHQDMVYVVSCFIRTWCMVPCILFHQDMVYGPLYLVSSGHGVWSPVSCFIRTWCMWWPWGVTTC from the exons ATGATCTCTTTGATTTTTATGAGTTTGTTACTATTTGCAGTGGTTGCAATCTCGCCGGGTAATGGAGCGCGGTATACGGCCAATTGGACAAGTATCGACTCCCGGCCACTACCCGTGTGGTACGATGAGGCGAAGATCGGGATTTTCGTTCACTGGGGGGTATTCTCCGTGCCCGGGTACGGCCAGTTTAGCGAGTGGTTCTGGTATTGGTGGAAAGGCGCACAGAGAGCGGCCGAGGTTGAGTTTATGAAGAAAAACTACCCCGTGGGCTTTACATACGCAGATTTCGCGCACGATTTCAAAGCGCAGTTCTTCGATCCTGATGAGTGGGCTGAAATATTTGAAGCTTCTGGAGCCAA GTACGTGGTGTTCACATCCAAGCATCACGAGGGCTTCTGTAACTGGCCTTCTGCAGACTCCTGGAACTGGAACTCAGTGGATACTGGACCTCACAGAGACCTGGTGGGAGACCTGGCAGCAGCCATACGCAAGAG GAAGGGACTGCACTTTGGCCTGTACCACTCCCTGTATGAGTGGTTTCATCCACTCTACCTGAAGGACAAAGCTTCCGGGTTCAAGACCCAGGAGTTTGTCTTCCGGAAGGCTCTTCCTGAGCTGATTGATCTGGTGATGACCTATAAGCCGGAGCTGATCTGGTCCGATGGGGATTGGGAAGCTCCGGACACCTACTGGAACTCAACAGAATTCTTGGCCTGGCTCTACAACGACAGTCCTATCAAg GACTTTGTGGTTGTCAATGACAGATGGGGGAATGGTTGTTACTGCAAACATGGCGGCTACTACAACTGTGCAGACAG GTTCACTCCAGGCTCTCTGCCTGACCACAAGTGGGAGAAATGCCAGTCCGTCGACAACCGCTCCTGGGGTTACCGTAGAAACATGATGCTCAGCGAGCTGATGGACCTGCCCACCATCATAACG GACATGGTGTATGTGGTCACTATAGCTTGTGGATATGGAGTGTTTGGTAATGTCAGTTTAGTGATCTCTCTCCCCTGTATCTTGTTTCATCAGGACATG GTGTATGTGGTATCTTGTTTCATCAGGACATGGTGTATGGTCCCCTGTATCTTGTTTCATCAGGACATGGTGTATGGTCCCCTGTATCTTGTTTCATCAGGACATGGTGTATGGTCCCCTGTATCTTGTTTCATCAGGACATGGTGTATGTGGTGGCCCTGGGGGGTAACTACCTGCTGA
- the LOC121538522 gene encoding tissue alpha-L-fucosidase isoform X5, producing MISLIFMSLLLFAVVAISPGNGARYTANWTSIDSRPLPVWYDEAKIGIFVHWGVFSVPGYGQFSEWFWYWWKGAQRAAEVEFMKKNYPVGFTYADFAHDFKAQFFDPDEWAEIFEASGAKYVVFTSKHHEGFCNWPSADSWNWNSVDTGPHRDLVGDLAAAIRKRKGLHFGLYHSLYEWFHPLYLKDKASGFKTQEFVFRKALPELIDLVMTYKPELIWSDGDWEAPDTYWNSTEFLAWLYNDSPIKDFVVVNDRWGNGCYCKHGGYYNCADRFTPGSLPDHKWEKCQSVDNRSWGYRRNMMLSELMDLPTIITDMVYVVTIACGYGVFGNVSLVISLPCILFHQDMVYVVSCFIRTWCMVPCILFHQDMVYGPLYLVSSGHGVCGGPGG from the exons ATGATCTCTTTGATTTTTATGAGTTTGTTACTATTTGCAGTGGTTGCAATCTCGCCGGGTAATGGAGCGCGGTATACGGCCAATTGGACAAGTATCGACTCCCGGCCACTACCCGTGTGGTACGATGAGGCGAAGATCGGGATTTTCGTTCACTGGGGGGTATTCTCCGTGCCCGGGTACGGCCAGTTTAGCGAGTGGTTCTGGTATTGGTGGAAAGGCGCACAGAGAGCGGCCGAGGTTGAGTTTATGAAGAAAAACTACCCCGTGGGCTTTACATACGCAGATTTCGCGCACGATTTCAAAGCGCAGTTCTTCGATCCTGATGAGTGGGCTGAAATATTTGAAGCTTCTGGAGCCAA GTACGTGGTGTTCACATCCAAGCATCACGAGGGCTTCTGTAACTGGCCTTCTGCAGACTCCTGGAACTGGAACTCAGTGGATACTGGACCTCACAGAGACCTGGTGGGAGACCTGGCAGCAGCCATACGCAAGAG GAAGGGACTGCACTTTGGCCTGTACCACTCCCTGTATGAGTGGTTTCATCCACTCTACCTGAAGGACAAAGCTTCCGGGTTCAAGACCCAGGAGTTTGTCTTCCGGAAGGCTCTTCCTGAGCTGATTGATCTGGTGATGACCTATAAGCCGGAGCTGATCTGGTCCGATGGGGATTGGGAAGCTCCGGACACCTACTGGAACTCAACAGAATTCTTGGCCTGGCTCTACAACGACAGTCCTATCAAg GACTTTGTGGTTGTCAATGACAGATGGGGGAATGGTTGTTACTGCAAACATGGCGGCTACTACAACTGTGCAGACAG GTTCACTCCAGGCTCTCTGCCTGACCACAAGTGGGAGAAATGCCAGTCCGTCGACAACCGCTCCTGGGGTTACCGTAGAAACATGATGCTCAGCGAGCTGATGGACCTGCCCACCATCATAACG GACATGGTGTATGTGGTCACTATAGCTTGTGGATATGGAGTGTTTGGTAATGTCAGTTTAGTGATCTCTCTCCCCTGTATCTTGTTTCATCAGGACATG GTGTATGTGGTATCTTGTTTCATCAGGACATGGTGTATGGTCCCCTGTATCTTGTTTCATCAGGACATGGTGTATGGTCCCCTGTATCTTGTTTCATCAGGAC ATGGTGTATGTGGTGGCCCTGGGGGGTAA